One window of Triticum dicoccoides isolate Atlit2015 ecotype Zavitan chromosome 5A, WEW_v2.0, whole genome shotgun sequence genomic DNA carries:
- the LOC119300311 gene encoding putative receptor-like protein kinase At4g00960 — translation MAPHIVLLLLAASFAASQAAVECGPSAASPSPSPAPAPSPTPSNSSAFRANILALLDALPHAAAPTGFASLSRGGGGDRAFVRGLCRGDLNQSVCLADLQEAVRDLSGRCASSRSVGAWYRQVYISYADTNDSAIYEGPGRVNQVLYDARKVTYAGSYDRAYYALMSRLVARAAGGGGNRSARTSMFATGEAVYAPDDPIGTMYGLVQCMRDRSDAECQQCLHTLVPQLPTCCGGHQGGVVLGFNCHLRVQVYTYYDLALDAPPPVPAPPPPDASSPPSAGENPREGRPSKRAVLAGAISTGTLLVVLLVVLVCVYMKWRTGPNKRARDGGIEDSSNTYVSPEQFTLPLLRAATGNFAPENKLGEGGFGQVFKGKMPNGQAIAVKRLSQGSSQGFHELKNELVLAAKLRHRNLVQILGVCLEEKEKLIVYEYLPNRSLDTLLFDNGRWRRHGLDWRKRHTIICGIARGLLYLHEESRLRVIHRDLKPSNVLLDEHMSPKISDFGLARAFRGDQSRDVTKRAAGTLGYMSPEYAYCGHVSVKSDMYSFGVIVLEVVTGRRNSSPGQDHANSLLSEVWEKWRAGTAAEMADASLGDQYPRAQVLSCMHIGLLCVQKKPELRPDASEVVLMLSSQSTSRRTPSRPAFYAGSTGGVVTASRVRPSENVSKNGVTMSDLEPR, via the exons ATGGCGCCGCacatcgtgctcctcctcctcgcggCGAGCTTCGCAGCTTCACAAGCGGCGGTGGAGTGCGGCCCCTCGGCCGCCTCTCCCTCCCCATCACCAGCACCAGCACCATCGCCGACGCCGTCAAACAGCAGCGCGTTCCGGGCCAATATCCTGGCACTCCTGGACGCGCTCCCCCATGCCGCGGCGCCCACGGGCTTCGCCTCCCTctcccggggcggcggcggcgaccgcgcCTTCGTCCGCGGCCTCTGCCGCGGTGACTTAAACCAGTCCGTGTGCCTGGCGGACCTGCAGGAGGCCGTCCGGGACCTGAGCGGCAGGTGCGCCTCCAGCCGGAGCGTGGGGGCGTGGTACAGACAAGTCTACATCAGCTACGCCGACACCAACGACTCGGCCATCTACGAGGGGCCAGGGCGCGTCAACCAGGTACTGTACGACGCCCGCAAGGTGACTTACGCGGGCAGCTACGACCGGGCGTACTACGCGCTGATGAGCCGCCTGGTGGCGcgcgcggccggcggcggcggcaaccggTCGGCGCGGACGAGCATGTTCGCCACGGGGGAGGCGGTGTACGCCCCCGACGATCCCATCGGGACGATGTACGGGCTGGTGCAGTGCATGAGGGACCGCAGCGACGCCGAGTGCCAACAGTGCCTGCATACGCTGGTGCCGCAGCTGCCGACGTGCTGCGGGGGGCATCAGGGAGGGGTGGTGCTCGGCTTCAACTGCCACCTCCGGGTCCAGGTGTACACCTACTACGACCTGGCGCTCGACGCGCCGCCTCCAGTTCCGGCTCCCCCACCACCGGATGCTTCATCGCCGCCGTCGGCCGGAGAAAATCCCA GAGAGGGGAGGCCGTCAAAACGTGCCGTCCTTGCAGGCGCGATTTCAACCGGAACGCTACTAGTCGTGCTACTCGTCGTGCTCGTTTGTGTTTACATGAAGTGGAGGACGGGGCCGAACAAGAGAGCACGAG ATGGTGGTATAGAAGATAGCAGCAACACGTACGTCAGTCCGGAGCAGTTCACTCTGCCGTTGCTGAGGGCGGCGACGGGCAACTTCGCCCCGGAAAACAAGCTGGGCGAGGGAGGTTTCGGCCAGGTTTTCAAG GGCAAGATGCCGAATGGACAGGCCATAGCAGTGAAGAGGCTGTCCCAGGGCTCCTCGCAGGGGTTCCATGAGCTGAAGAACGAGCTGGTGCTGGCGGCCAAGCTCCGGCACCGGAACCTCGTGCAGATCCTTGGGGTCTGCTTGGAGGAGAAAGAGAAGCTCATCGTGTACGAGTACCTGCCAAACAGGAGCCTCGACACCCTCCTTTTCG ATaatgggcggtggcggcggcatggCCTGGACTGGAGGAAGAGGCACACCATCATCTGCGGGATCGCCCGTGGCCTGCTCTACCTCCACGAGGAGTCGCGCCTGAGGGTCATCCACCGGGACCTCAAGCCCAGCAATGTGTTGCTGGACGAGCACATGAGCCCCAAAATCTCTGACTTCGGCCTGGCCCGAGCGTTCCGGGGAGACCAGTCCAGAGACGTGACCAAGCGAGCGGCCGGCACCCT CGGTTACATGTCGCCGGAGTACGCCTACTGCGGCCACGTCTCCGTCAAGTCGGACATGTACAGCTTCGGCGTCATCGTGCTGGAGGTCGTCACCGGTCGAAGGAACAGCAGCCCAGGCCAAGACCACGCCAACAGCTTGTTGAGCGAGGTGTGGGAGAAGTGGAGGGCCGGGACGGCGGCGGAGATGGCGGACGCGTCGCTGGGCGACCAGTACCCTCGGGCCCAGGTGCTCAGCTGCATGCACATCGGCCTCCTCTGCGTCCAGAAGAAGCCGGAGCTCAGGCCCGACGCGTCGGAGGTCGTGCTCATGCTCAGCAGCCAGTCCACGTCGCGGCGCACGCCCTCCAGGCCGGCCTTCTACGCCGGCTCCACCGGCGGCGTGGTCACCGCCTCACGTGTTCGTCCTAGCGAAAATGTTTCGAAGAATGGGGTGACCATGTCGGACCTTGAACCGAGGTAg